The following are encoded in a window of Bacillota bacterium genomic DNA:
- a CDS encoding ABC transporter ATP-binding protein produces the protein MSHDTQDTVLEVINLKKYFQFGRRAVLKAVDDVTFSVRKGEVFGLVGESGCGKTTAGRTIVGLYSPTGGKILYKGEDTSTLKGAELKRFKRRVQMIFQDPYASLDPRMTVGDIIGEALDIHSLARGKERLARIHELLSIVGLSAEHANRFPHEFSGGQRQRIGIARALAVDPEFIVADEPISALDVSIQAQVVNLLSRLREQRGLTYIFIAHDLAMVKHLSDNVGVMYLGRLVELAPSTELYKNPLHPYTEGLLSAIPIPDPRLERERKRIVLQGEVPSPVNPPKGCRFQTRCRHVKPVCREEDPKLKQVAPGHFTACHLY, from the coding sequence ACGACGTAACCTTCTCGGTGAGGAAGGGCGAGGTGTTCGGCCTCGTGGGTGAGAGCGGCTGCGGGAAGACGACCGCGGGGCGGACGATCGTAGGGCTCTACAGCCCCACCGGCGGCAAGATCCTTTACAAGGGCGAGGATACGAGCACGTTGAAGGGCGCGGAGCTAAAGAGGTTCAAACGCCGGGTCCAGATGATCTTCCAAGACCCATATGCGTCTCTCGATCCTCGGATGACGGTGGGCGACATCATTGGGGAGGCCCTCGACATCCACAGCCTTGCAAGGGGTAAAGAGCGCCTCGCGAGGATACACGAGCTCCTCAGCATTGTGGGGCTCTCGGCCGAGCACGCGAACAGGTTCCCGCACGAGTTCTCGGGCGGTCAGCGCCAGCGCATCGGCATAGCCCGCGCGCTCGCCGTGGACCCGGAGTTCATCGTAGCCGACGAGCCCATTTCCGCACTGGACGTGTCGATCCAAGCGCAGGTCGTGAACTTGCTTTCACGGCTGAGAGAGCAGAGGGGGCTCACATACATTTTCATCGCCCATGACCTTGCCATGGTGAAGCATCTTTCCGACAACGTCGGGGTGATGTACCTCGGCCGGTTGGTCGAGCTGGCCCCCAGCACGGAGCTTTACAAGAACCCGCTTCACCCCTACACCGAGGGTCTGCTCTCGGCGATCCCCATACCGGATCCAAGGCTCGAAAGGGAAAGGAAACGCATCGTTCTCCAGGGCGAGGTCCCAAGCCCTGTCAACCCGCCGAAAGGGTGCCGGTTTCAGACTCGATGCAGGCACGTGAAACCCGTGTGTCGAGAGGAGGACCCGAAGCTGAAGCAGGTCGCCCCAGGGCATTTCACGGCGTGCCACCTCTATTGA